The sequence TGTCCCCTGGGCGCCGGCAGGCCCAGATGCGCCCATGCCTTCGCGGCCAGCATGCGCCCGCGCGGGGTACGCTGGATCAGCCCCTGCTGCAACAGGAAGGGTTCGATCACCTCCTCCAGCGCGTCGCGGCTTTCCGACAGGGCTGCCGAGAGGGTCTCGATGCCGACCGGCCCGCCCTGGTAGTTTTCGGCGATGAGCTTCAGATAGCGCCGGTCGGCGCCGTCCAGACCGAGGTGATCCACGCCCAGCCGGGTGAGCGCCATATCCGCAAGGGGCCGCGTGACCCTGCCGTCCCCCTCCACCACCGCGAAATCGACGACCCGGCGCAGCAGCCGGCCCGCGATGCGCGGCGTGCCGCGGGCACGGCGGGCGATTTCCCGCGCGCCGCCCTCGTCGGCTGGCGCACCGAGCCGCCGCGCATTGCGCTCCACGATCGTGAAAAGCTCGTCCTCGGTGTAGAATTGCAACCGCGTGGGAATGCCGAAGCGGTCCCGCAGCGGGGTCGTCAGCA is a genomic window of Sulfitobacter alexandrii containing:
- the ruvB gene encoding Holliday junction branch migration DNA helicase RuvB, with translation MTEIDPTVRPDPLPEDQDRALRPQMLDEFVGQAEARANLRVFIQSARQRGEAMDHTLFHGPPGLGKTTLAQIMARELGVGFRMTSGPVLAKAGDLAAILTNLEARDVLFIDEIHRLNPAVEEVLYPALEDFELDLVIGEGPAARTVRIELQPFTLVGATTRMGLLTTPLRDRFGIPTRLQFYTEDELFTIVERNARRLGAPADEGGAREIARRARGTPRIAGRLLRRVVDFAVVEGDGRVTRPLADMALTRLGVDHLGLDGADRRYLKLIAENYQGGPVGIETLSAALSESRDALEEVIEPFLLQQGLIQRTPRGRMLAAKAWAHLGLPAPRGQSDLFG